The genome window GGAATGGGAAGGATTTCATGCTTATGATCTCATCTTTCCCCTTTTCATGTTCATTGCCGGTGCCGCTATACCTTATGCCCTAACGGGAAAGTTTGAGAAGGGAGTTCCAATATCCGCCCTTCACCGGAAAGTAATTAAACGTGCTGTTATTTTGGT of Bacteroidales bacterium contains these proteins:
- a CDS encoding DUF5009 domain-containing protein, which codes for MKTSAKERLFSLDALRGFDMFWIVGGDMLFRSLGKFTDWQWADWWANQLYHVEWEGFHAYDLIFPLFMFIAGAAIPYALTGKFEKGVPISALHRKVIKRAVILV